One stretch of Armigeres subalbatus isolate Guangzhou_Male chromosome 2, GZ_Asu_2, whole genome shotgun sequence DNA includes these proteins:
- the LOC134214786 gene encoding protein Asterix — MTVTVDPRRPDKINRYKPVDSASQGAGVGDDLMPDYMNILGMIFSMCGLMMKLKWCAWLALYCSCISFANSRVSDDAKQVLSSFMLSVSAVVMSYLQNPTPMTPPWQSV; from the exons ATGACCGTCACAGTGGATCCACGCCGACCAGACAAAATCAATCGCTATAAACCGGTGGATAGTGCCAGCCAAGGAGCCGGAGTTGGCGACGATCTTATGCCAGACTACATGAATATACTCG GTATGATATTTTCCATGTGCGGTCTGATGATGAAGCTCAAGTGGTGCGCCTGGTTGGCCCTGTACTGTTCCTGCATTAGCTTCGCCAATTCTCGGGTCAGTGACGACGCCAAACAGGTCCTGTCGTCGTTCATGCTGAGCGTCAGTGCGGTTGTCATGTCCTACCTGCAGAACCCTACGCCGATGACACCGCCCTGGCAGTCGGTGTGA